A stretch of Clostridium formicaceticum DNA encodes these proteins:
- the vanR gene encoding VanR-ABDEGLN family response regulator transcription factor, whose translation METNILVVDDEKEIADLVELYLKNEGYNVYKFYTGKKAMECIDSMKLDLAVLDVMLPDIDGFSICQKIRERHHYPVIMLTAKVENIDKITGLTIGADDYITKPFNPLEMVARVKAQLRRYTHYNALDVNKAKIVQNTNEFDFSGLIINKDTHKCSLYGKPLSLTPIEFSILWYLCENRGKVVSSEELFEEVWGAKYLDNNNTVMAHIGRIREKMKEPPRKPKFIKTVWGVGYQIEKD comes from the coding sequence ATGGAAACAAATATATTAGTTGTAGATGATGAAAAAGAAATCGCTGATTTGGTAGAATTATATCTTAAAAACGAAGGATATAATGTTTACAAATTTTACACAGGAAAAAAAGCAATGGAGTGTATCGACTCTATGAAATTGGATTTAGCTGTCTTAGATGTGATGCTTCCTGATATAGATGGATTTTCTATTTGTCAAAAGATCAGGGAAAGACATCATTATCCTGTCATTATGTTGACTGCTAAAGTAGAAAATATTGATAAAATTACAGGACTTACCATTGGGGCAGATGACTATATAACAAAGCCCTTTAATCCACTAGAAATGGTGGCAAGGGTAAAGGCCCAACTAAGAAGATATACACACTATAATGCTTTGGATGTTAATAAAGCAAAAATTGTTCAAAATACCAATGAATTTGATTTTTCTGGGCTGATCATTAATAAAGATACGCATAAGTGCAGCCTTTATGGAAAGCCTCTATCTCTAACACCTATTGAATTTTCAATTCTTTGGTATTTATGTGAAAATAGAGGTAAGGTGGTTTCTTCCGAGGAGCTTTTTGAAGAAGTATGGGGAGCAAAGTATTTAGACAATAATAATACTGTCATGGCTCATATCGGAAGGATAAGGGAGAAGATGAAGGAGCCTCCAAGAAAGCCAAAATTCATCAAAACCGTATGGGGGGTAGGCTATCAGATTGAAAAAGATTGA
- a CDS encoding sensor histidine kinase encodes MENKMFTKLRNKFLVLNMSITSLVMITAFAIIYFITYNNIYSEIQSKLTSRAEMPIRMSMLNDTEKGVAVIQRVPLGDTLTFSIELDADGKILEVNSFIDMPEEVYYKAIEAVWSKNKSSASITLEGRQWQYLITQKGRRMILRNGQQYSLVEDKYLITFLDITAYKKTLLELLTTLIFVGAITLFVIFIISLYFANRSIKPIAETWEKQKQFIADASHELKTPLSIINANYDALLENQEETIKSQLKWLDYIKIGTDRMTKLINDLLSLAKLEDVNFETRKNPFNISNVVKDVMLSMEAIMLEKDIKLSHWIEDDIIVKGDAERVKQLVTILFDNAIKYSNENGQIDISLKKSKSQVIYSIRNSGKGIAKKDLPKVFDRFYRGDPSRTHEGGSYGLGLSIAKTIIDRLGGEIQVTSVENEYTTFTFTLGL; translated from the coding sequence ATGGAGAATAAAATGTTCACAAAGCTTAGGAATAAATTTCTCGTTCTTAATATGTCCATCACTTCCCTGGTGATGATTACTGCATTTGCTATAATATATTTCATTACTTATAACAACATATATTCGGAAATTCAAAGTAAGTTGACTTCACGAGCTGAAATGCCAATAAGAATGAGTATGCTTAACGATACGGAAAAAGGAGTTGCTGTAATTCAAAGAGTTCCTTTGGGGGATACACTTACATTTAGTATAGAGTTGGACGCCGATGGGAAGATTTTAGAAGTCAACTCTTTTATTGATATGCCTGAGGAAGTATATTATAAAGCTATAGAAGCTGTCTGGAGCAAGAATAAAAGCAGTGCTTCAATAACCTTAGAGGGCAGGCAATGGCAATATCTTATAACCCAAAAGGGCAGGCGTATGATTCTTAGAAATGGGCAACAATATTCCCTTGTGGAAGATAAGTATTTGATTACATTTTTAGATATTACAGCATACAAAAAAACACTGCTGGAACTGCTTACTACATTAATTTTCGTGGGAGCAATTACACTTTTTGTAATTTTTATCATCAGCCTTTACTTTGCCAACCGATCAATTAAACCAATAGCCGAAACATGGGAAAAACAGAAGCAATTTATTGCTGATGCTTCCCATGAATTGAAAACGCCCCTTTCAATTATAAACGCCAATTATGACGCACTTTTGGAAAATCAGGAAGAAACCATCAAAAGCCAATTAAAATGGCTTGATTATATAAAAATTGGAACGGATAGAATGACAAAGCTTATCAATGATCTTTTGTCTTTGGCTAAGCTAGAGGATGTAAATTTTGAAACACGAAAAAACCCATTTAATATAAGTAACGTTGTAAAAGATGTGATGCTGTCGATGGAAGCCATAATGCTTGAAAAAGATATTAAGCTCTCCCACTGGATAGAGGATGACATCATTGTAAAAGGAGATGCAGAAAGAGTTAAACAATTAGTCACGATTTTATTCGATAATGCAATAAAGTATTCAAATGAAAATGGGCAGATTGATATATCGCTTAAGAAATCAAAAAGTCAGGTTATATATTCTATAAGAAATAGTGGGAAAGGAATAGCAAAGAAAGATTTGCCGAAGGTTTTTGATAGATTTTATAGAGGAGATCCCTCCAGAACCCATGAAGGCGGCAGTTATGGTTTAGGCTTATCTATTGCGAAAACCATCATAGATAGGCTAGGTGGCGAAATACAGGTCACAAGTGTGGAAAATGAATACACCACCTTTACCTTTACACTTGGATTATAA
- a CDS encoding MerR family transcriptional regulator, translating to MEYTVQKLAQIAGVSTRTLRYYDEIGLLKPARINSSGYRIYGEKEVDTLQQILFYRELDMNLEKIKDIITTPSFDREKALREHREKLLEKRVQLDLLIANVNKTIAVIEGRTTMDNREKFQGFKQKLINDNEKKYGKEIREKYGDEVVDRSNNKLKNMEKEEYDEANRLGEEIIATLHTALKTGNPAGELAQKAADLHRQWLSLYWNNYTKEAHAGVAQMYVDDERFTAFYDKEQPGTAEFLRDAILIYTGMKK from the coding sequence ATGGAATATACAGTACAGAAGTTAGCTCAAATAGCAGGTGTCAGCACGCGGACATTGAGATACTATGATGAGATTGGGCTCCTTAAGCCGGCAAGGATCAATTCATCAGGGTATCGCATTTATGGTGAAAAAGAAGTGGATACCTTGCAGCAAATCCTTTTTTACAGAGAACTGGATATGAACTTAGAGAAGATTAAAGATATTATAACCACACCCTCTTTTGACAGAGAAAAGGCATTGAGAGAACATCGAGAAAAGCTGCTTGAGAAAAGAGTGCAATTAGATTTGTTAATTGCGAATGTCAATAAAACCATTGCGGTAATAGAAGGGAGAACTACTATGGATAATAGAGAAAAATTTCAAGGTTTTAAACAAAAGTTAATCAATGACAATGAAAAGAAATATGGCAAAGAAATCCGTGAAAAATACGGTGATGAAGTTGTTGATCGGTCAAACAATAAACTGAAAAATATGGAAAAAGAAGAGTATGATGAAGCCAATAGATTAGGAGAAGAAATTATTGCAACACTTCATACAGCTCTTAAAACTGGAAATCCAGCAGGTGAACTGGCACAGAAGGCAGCAGATTTACATCGCCAATGGTTAAGTTTGTATTGGAATAACTACACCAAAGAAGCCCATGCAGGAGTTGCACAAATGTATGTAGATGATGAAAGATTCACAGCATTTTACGATAAAGAACAACCTGGAACAGCAGAATTTTTGAGAGATGCTATCCTTATTTATACGGGAATGAAAAAGTAA
- a CDS encoding ABC transporter ATP-binding protein, producing the protein MSVLVVKDISYQYEGTKKFVLKNINAAFDRGKVYTIVGKSGAGKSTLLSLISGLDVCVKGEILYESTSLKALNRDDYRAKSIGVIFQSFNLLTNATAVENIILSMNISGSKVKDKKTFAYGLLEKVGIDREKAGRKILKLSGGEQQRVGIARALCHNPDVIIADEPTGNLDRDTEADVLKILTSLAHDEGKCVIIVTHSRKVTSIADEVWGINDGKLLLMH; encoded by the coding sequence ATGAGTGTTTTAGTAGTAAAAGATATATCTTATCAATATGAAGGAACGAAAAAATTTGTCCTCAAAAACATCAATGCAGCATTTGATAGAGGAAAAGTATATACCATTGTTGGAAAATCTGGTGCAGGAAAATCTACTCTACTATCTTTAATCTCTGGACTTGACGTTTGTGTAAAGGGAGAGATATTGTATGAGAGTACCAGTCTGAAAGCCCTCAACCGTGACGATTATAGGGCTAAAAGTATCGGTGTTATTTTTCAAAGCTTTAATTTGCTTACGAACGCCACTGCAGTAGAAAATATCATTCTTTCTATGAACATCAGTGGAAGCAAGGTGAAGGATAAAAAGACCTTTGCTTATGGGCTTTTAGAAAAGGTGGGGATAGACAGGGAGAAGGCAGGTCGAAAAATATTGAAGCTTTCCGGTGGAGAGCAGCAGCGGGTAGGTATTGCCCGTGCATTGTGCCACAATCCAGATGTCATTATTGCCGACGAACCAACAGGGAACCTGGATCGGGATACCGAAGCCGATGTTCTAAAGATTTTAACCTCTCTTGCCCATGATGAGGGTAAATGTGTCATCATCGTCACTCACTCCAGAAAGGTGACATCTATTGCAGATGAGGTCTGGGGAATCAATGATGGGAAGCTGCTGCTAATGCATTAG
- a CDS encoding HPP family protein, translating to MNLTAKDIMTKDVIFINEDNSIYEAIKVLVSVDVNCLHVLNSEGILVGIVTETDLVYISKKLSYKDLLIYS from the coding sequence ATGAATCTAACAGCAAAGGATATCATGACGAAGGATGTTATTTTTATTAATGAAGATAACAGTATTTATGAAGCAATAAAAGTATTGGTATCTGTTGATGTCAACTGCTTACATGTTCTTAACAGTGAAGGTATTTTGGTAGGAATTGTAACAGAAACAGATTTAGTGTATATAAGCAAAAAACTGAGTTACAAGGATTTATTGATTTATTCTTGA
- a CDS encoding ABC transporter permease — translation MLKGNLLRYIGVLMLIILGSYTFIVAAGLSQNLANLVTTFTEEHKQEDLSFSTDRAISDRAALEKEFDAIIEEYMSFDAELSDTLTLRLLSETERLNIPAAIEGRGLLGSGEILLDPAFAEANGYPIGSQIEAAGKTFAVVGFVSLPHYIYPLKNVYDILYSPNDFGVAVINREEFADIDNAASIYSVRFHDRTQSFNRQAVELREGLRAEGIIVSDWIDIMNNKRARMVWASITGMKTMSVPLPAAMFLLCCLIIGIMIWRMIRYESVIIGTLYAQGYRRRELMRHYMTLPLLLAFAGGVIGSLLALPSIKPIVIAMVSYYNVPVINIKLSVLNVLIGILTPTLFLGLSSYLVIRSELKRSPAELMKGDKQKTKVNALERAFKLERFKFSTKFKLRQQFRSISRLVFLFLGVTSASVLMLFGFTIMNSMNHVFNTASDVYQFEYEYAFKDIQYDEAPEGAEAFNAGKFYPDNNEGIEFYITGIEPDSTIVTLKDSKGNPLPNNQTNITKPLANRLGIKVGDAVTFINKADGKAYTFHIDAVADSKVEQFIFMPIDEFNIKLGLPENSYMGLFSINKLDIPDEELSGTKSLSEASDAMDEFLGQMISMVALMTIVSSIVALIILYLVTSLIIEENRNTISLFKVFGYRRREIKSMILNSSTFVIVAGFMISIPIMAASMGAMYGYLGNMINLVLPTIISPLYVAVCFVVIMLTYQLSKLLCAKKVNEVSMSEALKAGME, via the coding sequence ATGTTGAAAGGAAATCTATTGAGATATATTGGCGTTCTTATGCTGATTATCCTTGGAAGCTATACCTTTATTGTGGCGGCGGGGCTTTCTCAGAATCTCGCTAACCTGGTCACAACCTTTACAGAGGAGCATAAGCAGGAAGATCTGTCCTTTTCAACTGATAGAGCTATTTCTGATAGGGCAGCATTAGAGAAAGAGTTTGACGCTATCATCGAGGAGTATATGAGCTTTGACGCTGAACTGTCCGACACCCTTACCCTGCGGCTCCTCAGTGAAACAGAAAGACTGAACATCCCGGCTGCTATAGAGGGACGAGGGCTTTTAGGTTCGGGGGAGATTCTACTTGACCCTGCCTTTGCCGAAGCCAACGGCTATCCTATAGGCAGCCAAATAGAAGCGGCAGGTAAAACCTTCGCTGTGGTTGGCTTTGTGTCCCTGCCCCACTATATCTATCCGCTAAAGAACGTGTACGATATACTGTATTCCCCCAATGATTTCGGTGTGGCGGTCATAAATCGAGAGGAATTTGCGGATATAGATAATGCTGCTAGTATTTATTCCGTCAGGTTTCATGACAGAACCCAGAGCTTTAATAGACAGGCGGTGGAATTACGGGAGGGTTTACGGGCAGAAGGTATAATTGTCTCCGACTGGATTGACATTATGAACAACAAACGGGCAAGAATGGTTTGGGCCTCCATAACCGGTATGAAAACCATGAGCGTACCGTTGCCGGCGGCCATGTTTCTATTGTGCTGCTTAATTATCGGCATCATGATCTGGCGTATGATTCGCTATGAATCGGTGATTATTGGGACCCTCTACGCCCAAGGCTACCGTAGGCGTGAATTAATGCGCCATTATATGACCCTTCCTCTACTGCTGGCTTTTGCAGGTGGAGTGATCGGAAGCCTGTTGGCACTACCCTCTATCAAGCCAATAGTTATAGCTATGGTTTCATATTATAATGTTCCCGTCATAAACATTAAACTGAGTGTTTTGAATGTCTTGATTGGAATACTGACCCCGACGCTATTTTTGGGCCTCAGCAGCTATCTGGTAATACGTTCAGAGCTGAAGCGTTCTCCAGCGGAACTTATGAAGGGGGACAAGCAAAAAACCAAGGTTAACGCCCTGGAGCGGGCCTTTAAACTGGAAAGGTTTAAATTCAGCACCAAATTCAAGCTGCGGCAGCAGTTTAGAAGCATTTCGCGGCTTGTGTTTCTCTTCCTGGGTGTTACCAGTGCCTCTGTCCTAATGCTCTTTGGTTTTACCATTATGAACTCCATGAATCATGTATTCAACACCGCCTCAGACGTATACCAGTTTGAGTATGAATACGCCTTTAAGGATATACAATACGATGAGGCACCAGAAGGGGCAGAGGCCTTCAATGCAGGAAAGTTTTATCCCGACAATAATGAGGGAATTGAGTTTTATATAACTGGGATAGAGCCAGATTCGACGATTGTGACGTTGAAGGATAGCAAGGGAAATCCCCTTCCTAATAACCAAACTAACATTACAAAGCCTTTGGCTAACCGATTAGGAATTAAGGTCGGGGACGCCGTAACCTTCATAAACAAAGCGGATGGGAAAGCCTACACCTTTCATATTGACGCTGTCGCCGACTCAAAAGTCGAGCAGTTTATCTTCATGCCAATAGATGAGTTTAACATAAAACTGGGACTTCCAGAAAATAGCTATATGGGGCTTTTTAGCATAAATAAGCTTGATATTCCTGATGAAGAGCTTTCAGGAACCAAGTCCCTAAGTGAGGCATCGGATGCCATGGATGAATTTTTGGGGCAGATGATTTCCATGGTAGCATTGATGACTATTGTTTCCAGTATCGTGGCCTTGATTATCCTCTATCTTGTAACTTCGTTGATTATTGAGGAAAATAGAAACACCATATCGCTTTTCAAGGTATTTGGCTACCGCCGTCGGGAGATCAAGTCCATGATATTAAACAGCTCTACCTTTGTTATAGTGGCTGGATTTATGATCAGCATTCCTATTATGGCGGCGTCGATGGGTGCAATGTACGGCTATCTTGGCAATATGATTAATTTAGTGCTGCCAACCATTATTAGTCCCCTTTATGTGGCTGTATGCTTCGTGGTCATCATGTTAACCTATCAGCTAAGCAAGCTGTTGTGTGCAAAGAAGGTGAATGAAGTTTCCATGAGTGAAGCGCTAAAAGCAGGAATGGAGTAA
- a CDS encoding ABC transporter ATP-binding protein: protein MFIDVSSLKKSYTTGVVKTEVLKGIGMNLGKGEIGVILGPSGSGKSTLMNILGGIDRGDSGKVIVDGVEINNLNDDQLTEYRREDIGFVFQFYNLVSNLTVGENIEVVSNISKSPLNIDEVLEAVGMLDKKHRFPRELSGGEQQRVSIARAIVKNPKLLLCDEPTGALDFLTSRSILQLLQQVNKKYGTTILMITHNAAIAAMANRVFKVRSGEIVEAEVNQMTVPAERIEW, encoded by the coding sequence ATGTTTATTGATGTTTCAAGTTTAAAGAAGAGCTATACAACTGGGGTGGTTAAAACTGAAGTTTTGAAGGGCATCGGAATGAATTTAGGAAAGGGGGAAATCGGTGTTATTCTAGGGCCCTCCGGCTCAGGAAAATCCACACTGATGAATATCCTCGGGGGAATCGATCGGGGTGACAGTGGCAAGGTCATTGTTGATGGGGTGGAGATAAATAATCTAAATGATGATCAGTTGACGGAGTATAGACGTGAGGACATTGGTTTCGTCTTCCAGTTCTATAACCTGGTTTCCAACCTTACAGTCGGAGAAAACATAGAAGTAGTCTCCAATATCAGCAAATCACCTCTCAACATTGACGAGGTTTTAGAAGCAGTGGGAATGCTGGATAAAAAACACCGCTTTCCCAGGGAACTAAGCGGTGGTGAGCAACAAAGAGTCTCCATTGCCAGGGCGATTGTCAAGAATCCAAAGCTGCTGCTTTGCGACGAACCAACCGGGGCCCTTGACTTTTTAACTTCTCGAAGCATCCTACAGCTTCTCCAGCAGGTGAACAAAAAATACGGAACAACCATTTTGATGATAACCCACAATGCTGCAATAGCCGCTATGGCCAACAGAGTATTTAAAGTTAGAAGCGGAGAAATCGTAGAAGCAGAGGTTAATCAGATGACAGTTCCTGCAGAAAGGATTGAGTGGTGA
- a CDS encoding ABC transporter permease, translating into MYILQNAFHNILRNRGRNILLGAIIFVIIIASVVALMINNTTKGIIDDYKSRFSSAVTIIPNMERMRDEAMKNSSGGRMRIMAPVIPSEQYVEFGNSDYLYDAVYRASTGLNSDNIMAIDAKLGGGGSTTGTIVSGGTMSTPTSYMFSLQGNRFEDFDEGLRDLAEGSMPKNPNQCIISSDLAELNGISVGDTISFTSELAYKGETFADTTYTETYYELTVVGIYYDATDEYNPGGQQNAYTNRRNEILTNYETVVAEMQPGLSGINITATYYVENPDRIDAFAEELYAKGLDPIFDVTTDETSYNKIVGPVEGLKNISISFMIIVMIFGGIIIALLSSIAIRERKYEIGVLRAMGMKKYKVALGLWSEILIITCLCLALGLGIGMLVAQPITNLLLAQQIEAAESVVASTTGLSGGMMMGSVVNPVTNSSAQPLENIDIALGLNTIFEIIGIALLLASFAGLVSISKITKYEPIKILMERS; encoded by the coding sequence ATGTATATCTTACAAAACGCATTTCATAATATCCTCCGAAACCGAGGACGTAATATCTTGCTTGGGGCAATCATATTTGTCATTATCATCGCCTCGGTAGTAGCTCTTATGATTAACAACACCACAAAGGGGATTATCGATGACTATAAAAGTCGCTTTTCATCTGCTGTAACCATTATACCCAATATGGAGAGGATGCGGGATGAGGCAATGAAAAACAGCTCAGGCGGTCGGATGAGAATAATGGCCCCAGTTATTCCCTCTGAGCAATATGTGGAATTTGGGAATTCCGATTATTTATATGATGCAGTTTATAGGGCTTCCACAGGGCTGAACAGTGACAACATTATGGCAATTGATGCCAAGCTTGGTGGCGGAGGATCAACAACCGGAACGATTGTGAGCGGAGGAACGATGTCAACGCCAACAAGTTATATGTTTAGCTTGCAAGGTAATAGGTTTGAAGATTTTGACGAAGGGTTACGTGACCTTGCCGAAGGTAGTATGCCTAAAAACCCAAACCAGTGTATTATAAGCAGCGACCTTGCAGAATTAAACGGGATTTCTGTAGGTGACACTATTTCTTTTACTTCAGAGCTTGCCTACAAGGGAGAAACCTTTGCAGATACCACATATACAGAAACCTACTATGAATTGACGGTTGTGGGAATCTATTACGACGCAACAGATGAATACAATCCAGGTGGGCAACAAAACGCCTACACAAACCGCAGAAATGAGATATTGACAAACTATGAAACCGTGGTAGCTGAGATGCAACCGGGGCTTTCTGGAATTAACATAACAGCTACCTATTATGTAGAAAACCCAGATAGGATAGATGCTTTTGCTGAAGAGCTTTATGCTAAAGGGCTTGACCCCATATTTGACGTAACAACCGATGAAACCAGCTATAACAAAATAGTAGGTCCAGTGGAAGGGCTGAAAAACATCTCCATTTCATTCATGATTATTGTTATGATTTTTGGCGGCATAATCATTGCACTACTTTCTTCCATTGCCATCCGGGAGCGTAAATATGAAATCGGCGTACTGCGGGCTATGGGAATGAAAAAGTATAAGGTGGCCCTGGGCTTGTGGTCAGAAATACTGATTATAACTTGCCTGTGCCTGGCGCTTGGACTAGGCATCGGAATGTTAGTTGCACAGCCGATTACAAATCTTCTGCTGGCCCAGCAAATAGAAGCCGCGGAGTCGGTGGTGGCTTCTACTACCGGACTCAGCGGCGGCATGATGATGGGAAGCGTAGTCAACCCTGTGACAAATTCAAGTGCTCAGCCCCTTGAAAATATCGATATAGCCCTTGGTCTCAATACCATATTCGAAATCATAGGCATTGCGTTATTACTGGCATCCTTTGCCGGACTTGTATCAATCAGTAAAATTACAAAGTATGAGCCTATAAAAATATTGATGGAAAGAAGTTAG
- a CDS encoding TetR/AcrR family transcriptional regulator encodes MVRKKKDAEFICEYEIKDHKIMTMEEEKRERVIAAALKEFNKGYHLANMDEIVKEAGISKGLIFHYFGSKRGLFLFLLKYSAEIINNKYSKVILSSRDFLKNVWEVSKLALEMTLQYPIMYGFIGKAVFVLNEVFPEGLPKDIPNSNRTLLQEILTKSDKSMFRDDIDKDKAQNIIMWTMHGFSDSLLAYGDDLENYEANYEKLMKEFEEYLELLRKLLYK; translated from the coding sequence ATGGTGCGAAAGAAAAAAGATGCTGAATTTATATGTGAATATGAAATTAAAGACCATAAAATTATGACAATGGAAGAAGAGAAACGTGAACGGGTTATCGCAGCAGCATTGAAGGAGTTTAATAAAGGATACCACTTAGCAAATATGGATGAAATAGTTAAAGAAGCGGGTATATCTAAGGGCTTAATCTTTCACTATTTTGGCTCAAAAAGGGGATTGTTTCTATTTTTGCTGAAGTATTCTGCTGAAATTATCAACAACAAATATTCTAAGGTAATTCTAAGCAGTAGGGATTTTCTAAAAAATGTTTGGGAGGTATCTAAGCTTGCGCTGGAAATGACATTACAGTATCCAATCATGTATGGATTTATAGGGAAGGCGGTTTTTGTTCTTAATGAGGTTTTTCCTGAGGGATTGCCTAAGGACATACCTAATTCTAATAGAACACTTCTACAGGAAATTTTAACGAAATCTGATAAATCAATGTTTAGGGATGATATTGATAAAGACAAGGCCCAAAACATTATTATGTGGACAATGCATGGCTTTTCAGACAGTTTACTGGCGTATGGGGATGACTTGGAAAACTATGAAGCTAACTATGAGAAATTAATGAAGGAATTTGAAGAATATTTAGAGTTACTTCGCAAGCTGCTTTATAAATAA